A portion of the Fretibacterium sp. OH1220_COT-178 genome contains these proteins:
- a CDS encoding flavodoxin family protein, whose protein sequence is MKLIVTDLENFSVPIEGEYKIIQPKGDIRHCIGCFGCWVKTPGKCVLHDGYEETGRDMGNCLELILVSRCCYGSVSPFVKMVQDRALSYIHPDFVIRKGKMRHKRRYKNIITMSSHLYGENITDVEKETARRLLKANADNYDGLVKDVYFYETAEELENVVL, encoded by the coding sequence ATGAAGCTTATCGTAACAGATCTTGAAAATTTTAGTGTCCCGATAGAAGGAGAATATAAGATCATTCAGCCCAAGGGCGATATTCGTCATTGTATTGGTTGTTTTGGATGCTGGGTAAAAACGCCGGGTAAATGTGTACTGCATGACGGTTACGAAGAAACAGGAAGGGACATGGGGAATTGTTTGGAATTGATTTTGGTGAGTCGCTGTTGTTACGGCAGTGTCAGTCCTTTTGTAAAAATGGTACAGGATCGGGCCCTTTCCTACATCCATCCGGATTTTGTTATACGAAAAGGAAAGATGCGCCATAAACGGAGATATAAAAATATCATTACCATGTCGTCGCACCTCTACGGCGAAAATATTACCGATGTAGAGAAAGAAACAGCCAGAAGACTGTTGAAGGCAAACGCAGATAATTACGATGGTTTGGTAAAAGATGTTTACTTCTACGAAACGGCGGAAGAATTGGAGAACGTTGTTTTATGA
- a CDS encoding NAD(P)H-dependent oxidoreductase — protein MKIALIDGSPKVTNSTSSALLGDLKEYLAEKTEIVNFGVHSSEISKEAIEELAKTDAWVFAYPLYLDGIPGHLLACLIQLEEACINNPQIHIYGIANCGFYEGIQAELALKLLQNWSLKASFIWSGGIGVGGGGGLAMMPKLNPGHGPKAPIDKALADLSDVVMKGEVQENNYVSVAFPRFLYKFGAQMGWRRMIKANGGKVKDLGKKPE, from the coding sequence ATGAAAATTGCGTTAATCGATGGGAGTCCGAAAGTAACCAACAGTACCAGTAGCGCGCTCTTAGGAGACTTAAAAGAATATCTGGCGGAAAAGACAGAGATCGTAAACTTTGGAGTTCATTCATCTGAAATCTCCAAAGAAGCAATTGAAGAATTGGCAAAAACAGATGCATGGGTGTTTGCGTATCCTCTTTATTTGGATGGGATTCCGGGACATCTGCTGGCTTGTTTGATTCAGTTGGAAGAAGCATGTATAAACAATCCACAGATACATATTTATGGCATTGCGAATTGTGGTTTTTATGAGGGAATACAAGCCGAGTTAGCGCTAAAACTTCTGCAGAATTGGAGTTTAAAAGCCAGTTTTATATGGAGCGGCGGCATTGGCGTTGGCGGCGGCGGAGGATTGGCAATGATGCCAAAGCTGAACCCCGGACATGGGCCAAAAGCGCCGATTGATAAGGCATTGGCAGACCTTTCGGATGTTGTCATGAAGGGGGAAGTGCAAGAGAATAATTATGTATCCGTTGCATTTCCGCGCTTTTTATATAAATTCGGAGCGCAAATGGGATGGCGACGAATGATTAAGGCAAACGGCGGAAAAGTCAAGGATTTGGGGAAAAAGCCGGAATAG
- a CDS encoding Type 1 glutamine amidotransferase-like domain-containing protein — MRLFLCSHFAEVGSFLKGEVAGKNVVFVPTASINESYKGYVDSARKQWQKMNANIAEVEISTAPIDAIHKAFESADVIYFTGGNTFFLIDQLKKTGVDELIKKHLDDGKLYVGESGGAIVCAKELSYIKPMDEVPEDFSQKDYSGLNLIDFYVVPHYLCPPFEKCSQQILDEYPNLNICALNNSQAILVENGEKRKLNV, encoded by the coding sequence ATGAGATTATTTTTGTGTTCTCACTTTGCAGAAGTAGGATCTTTCTTAAAAGGGGAGGTGGCTGGAAAGAATGTTGTTTTTGTACCAACCGCTTCAATAAATGAGAGTTATAAGGGGTATGTGGATTCGGCACGAAAGCAATGGCAAAAGATGAATGCGAATATCGCAGAGGTTGAGATTTCAACGGCACCAATAGATGCAATTCATAAAGCCTTTGAAAGTGCAGATGTTATTTATTTTACTGGTGGCAATACATTTTTCCTGATTGACCAATTGAAAAAAACAGGAGTCGATGAATTAATAAAGAAGCACCTAGATGATGGGAAACTATACGTGGGAGAGTCGGGAGGAGCAATAGTTTGTGCGAAGGAGCTTTCGTACATAAAGCCAATGGACGAAGTGCCTGAAGATTTTTCGCAAAAGGACTATTCAGGGTTAAATTTGATTGATTTCTATGTAGTTCCTCATTACCTGTGTCCTCCATTCGAAAAATGCTCTCAACAGATTCTTGATGAGTATCCCAATTTGAATATATGTGCACTCAATAATTCGCAGGCGATTTTAGTTGAAAACGGAGAGAAAAGAAAGCTGAATGTATAA